A single genomic interval of Argopecten irradians isolate NY chromosome 8, Ai_NY, whole genome shotgun sequence harbors:
- the LOC138329664 gene encoding probable cytochrome P450 CYP44 translates to MAGRHDRLLMTLKRQVSKHLNISQRNKTTMTISLDEELPVPENSVLGSDVRPFRDIPGPKCYPVIGTLPYYLPGGRFHKMEHNEVSNILWKEFGYIYKEKVTGGSTLVHAFDSADIETIYRKDGKYPAREAFFTLSHYNKKFQSDRQGLLTSQTENWQRLRLSVQKKMLLPKTVAAYIPEHCLVAEDLVCRIVSSKDKDGVIKDIRADLTKYAAECIGVVCFNKRLGAFREGDSENEAAQFIKAVQDVMLVSHLEFRQFPLFRLFKTPTFKKLIKSQSVINQIAIKYSSRALEATQKTTAVDGEHGDLIPYLMSKTSLSNEQVLVIISEFIFAGVDTTSHHLAFLLYMLGRHPEVQEKLYNEIRTHLPTIETSIDENVIRKMSYLKAVMKETHRLLPVAPGNIRRTNTDIVLSGYHIPAGTLIAMHSDFTSRDDKEFPDPFAFKPERWIRDNDMPKTSHPFALVPFGFGPRACIGRRFAEQETQLAVIKIVQRFRLQYVGEPLRREAGVTYKPANKMAFQFIDRLSLTG, encoded by the exons ATGGCTGGTAGGCACGACCGTCTTCTGATGACTTTGAAGCGGCAAGTATCCAAACATCTCAACATTTCCCAAAGAAACAAGACTACCATGACGATCAGTCTGGACGAGGAGCTCCCTGTGCCAGAGAACTCAGTGCTGGGCTCCGACGTGCGTCCATTCAGAGACATACCCGGACCGAAATGTTACCCGGTTATCGGTACATTACCATACTACTTGCCGGGAG GTCGATTTCATAAGATGGAACATAACGAGGTGTCCAATATATTGTGGAAAGAATTCGGGTACATCTATAAAGAGAAGGTTACTGGTGGTAGCACGCTGGTACATGCGTTTGACTCGGCGGATATAGAAACAATATACCGGAAGGACGGCAAGTACCCAGCCAGGGAAGCCTTCTTCACCTTGAGTCACTACAACAAGAAGTTCCAGTCAGACCGCCAGGGTTTACTCACGTC ACAGACGGAGAACTGGCAAAGACTAAGACTTAGCGTACAAAAGAAGATGCTCCTTCCCAAGACTGTGGCTGCATACATACCGGAGCATTGTCTGGTTGCAGAGGATCTGGTGTGTAGGATAGTGTCCTCCAAGGACAAGGACGGAGTCATTAAGGATATCCGAGCAGATCTTACAAAGTACGCCGCAGAGT GTATCGGTGTCGTCTGCTTCAACAAGAGGCTGGGAGCCTTCCGTGAAGGTGATAGTGAAAATGAAGCAGCCCAATTTATAAAGGCTGTCCAGGACGTGATGCTTGTGTCGCACCTGGAGTTCCGACAGTTTCCTCTGTTCAGGCTCTTCAAAACTCCGACTTTCAAAAAGCTAATTAAATCACAGAGTGTCATTAACCA AATTGCCATTAAATACTCGAGTCGTGCCTTGGAGGCAACACAGAAGACGACGGCTGTGGACGGAGAACATGGAGACCTTATACCGTATCTTATGTCAAAGACTTCTCTCAGTAACGAACAAGTCCTGGTCATTATCAGCGAGTTTATATTCGCTGGGGTGGACACG ACGAGTCACCACTTAGCATTCTTACTATACATGCTGGGACGTCATCCGGAAGTCCAGGAAAAATTGTACAACGAAATCCGAACTCATCTGCCTACCATCGAAACATCAATAGATGAAAACGTCATTCGCAAAATGTCTTACCTGAAAGCCGTGATGAAGGAAACGCATAG GTTACTTCCGGTCGCCCCGGGTAACATCCGCCGGACCAATACAGACATTGTGTTGTCAGGATATCATATTCCTGCAGGA ACATTAATCGCCATGCATTCCGATTTTACCTCTCGGGACGACAAAGAATTCCCGGATCCATTTGCGTTTAAACCAGAGAGATGGATACGGGACAATGATATGCCTAAAACAAGTCATCCGTTTGCGTTAGTTCCGTTCGGATTTGGACCCAGAGCATGTATTGGCAGACGATTCGCTGAACAGGAAACACAACTGGCCGTAATCAAG